One Pedosphaera parvula Ellin514 genomic window, TGATCTTTCAGCTTCGTGATTTGATCGGCGAATCGCTTTGGGTCATCAGGGGTGACTACGAGGGTGCGTTTGGGGAAGCGTAATACGACGGAATTTTGCGGGTCTGTGGCAAAGGCGCGGTAGTTGCCGAGTTGACGGTTGCGGAACAATCCGCAGAAGGAAAATAAGCCGCCGTTACCGGCAAGTCGGATTGAACTGGCCATTGCCTTTGGATCGGGTGTGGCGGAGTTCAGGGAGGATAAATTAAATCGGGAGGACCAGCCCAATCGATGAATGATCAGTTGTCCCTTCTCCAAAGTGTAGCCGCGTACCATGAAAAGAGAGCCTCCCACTAATATAAGTAATGGAGTGATAACCATGCTCAACCGTGCGACCGGATGAATCTCCGTAAAAGTCAGCATGCCAGAGAGAGCAATGCCAAGGCATATGGCGAAGCATAGAATCGTCATGAGTCTGAGCGTGCTGCCCCAGGGGGCTTTGAATCTAATACTTGCGTTCATTTACGCTAGGTTTCTGCGATATGACAGATATTCAGTGGAATTATCCGGCTCCGGTATGGTATCAAGCCATTAAAGATAGCCTAGTTTGCGGAAGGAACTTGTCCAAGACCGAAATCGCAGTCACCAGTATCACGATTAAGTTCAACGGCTAATTACGGTTATGAGGAGACGCAGATTACAAAAAATGAACCTTTTGACCGGTTGGCGTTATTAATGGACAGACCGATAAATCAATTTTCAAGAAATCATGAAAACGATCTGTTTAAGTCTGTTAATACTGGCCGGTACAATCGTCGGCGTGCGGAGTGAGGATTACCGGAAAGATATCAACCCGGCGTTGCGATATTACCAGGGTTTCGCGCTCTCGGAGAATACGGGGCGGGCGGGACGCGATTATCTGCTTACGAATGAATGGCGGGGCGTCGTGCTGGGGCAAAAATTCGGCGATGCGCTTGGGAGTTATAAACATCAATTCCGGCTGATGCGGGCAGCAGCGCACGCGAAGGTGCCGTGCGATTGGGGATTGGATTTGACCGAAGGGCCGGACTTGCTGCTGGGCCACCTGGTGCAGGTGAAAGTCGCTGCCAACGTCGGACGGTTGCGGGCAATGTGGGAATTGCAAAACGGCAAACAGGATGAAGCGCTCGATGATCTGCTCGCGACGTATACGCTGGCGCGAAACGTGTCGACCGATGGAACATTGATCTCGGTGCTGGTGCAATTTGCGTCGGAAAACATCGTGCTGGATGCGGTGGCGGAAAACTTCTACCAGTTCACGCCGGAGACGCTGAAGCAACTCGAGGAGGGAATCGAAGCAGCCCCGCCGCGCGGCACAGTGGCGCAGGCCATGAACAAAGGTGAGCGAACCCTCGGCACCTGGTTTGTGCGAGTTGTCCAGGATGCACAGAAGCAGCATCCGGGCGATGAAGCGGGTGCGATGGCGAGTATCCGCGTCACGATGCAAAATCTATTCAGCTCGGAAGGTGGGGGTGCCCAGGTGGACAGGATATTGAAAGCCGCCGGCGGAACGAGTGACGGCCTGTTGAAACTCGTTGCGGATGTGTCCCCCATGTATGACCGGGCTGCGGCCATCATGGCATTGCCACCAACAGAATATGCCGCGCAAATCGGGGCGTATACCAACGATGTTCATAATTCAACCAATCCATTGATTAGTGAATTATTCCCTGCCTTGAGCAACTCGCGGCCGAAGGAATTCGCGAGCCTGGTCAAAACTGCAATGGTGCACGCGGCGGTGGAATACAAGCTGCACGGTGACGCGGGTTTCAAGAGCGTGATGGACCCGATGGGAAAGGGGCCGTTCACGATGGAACGATTTGTTTTCGAAGGGGTGGATCGCGGGTTCCAGGTGAAATCCTCCTATGCGGGCCAAGGCTGGCCGGTGAGAATGATCTTTGTAGAAAAGGCAGGCACACCCTTCCTCGTGTATGGGAAACATGCGGGTGAGGCAGCGCCCAAACCAACCGTCAAGGAATGAATCGCCACCCGTTTCAGGGGCCGGACAGTTTGCCAGTGCGCTGTCCGGCGTTTTCTGTTATGACAATCGTGTGTTCAGCCTAAGCCCAACCTGCGTGGAAATGGAAACGCCAGATACGCGAAGCCTGCTCGCACAGGCGCAAGGGGGTGACGCGGACGCATATTGTGAAATGTGCCACGCGCTTGAAGGGCGATTGTTGCGTCACGCAATGACGCTTTGCGGCAATGAATCACTGGCGGAAGAACTGGCGCAGGAAACGCTGGTGGAAGCGTGGCGATACATTCGCCGCTACAATGGCCGTTGCCAGTTTTTCACCTGGCTCTGCGCGATCCTGCTTAACCGTTTTCGTAACGTGATGCGGGAGAAACGCCCGGCTCCGCTGTCCACGCTCGATCGCGAGGAAGAAGCAACCGCGAGAAATCACATCGAACAAATAACGGACGAGAATTGCGCTCCGGACGAGGTTGTGGAAACTTTCGAACGCGCCGCCCAAGTACGATTGTGCATCGAAAGACTTTCGCAGAAGCATCAACAGGTGATTTACCTGCGATTTTACGTGGATGATTCTCTGGAGGGAATAGCGGCCGCATTGGGTTGCTCGATTGGCACGGTGAAATCGCGGTTGTTTCACGCGCTTGAAAAATTGCGGACGATGGATGCCATGAGCGGTGAGATCGAAAATCTGCCATCCATAAAGGAAAAATTATGAAGCCTTGCACGAAGAATCAGAAGGCGTTGAGTTGGCTGGCCATTGGCGCGTTGGAAGAGGGCGACGAGGCGGAATTGCGCGTGCATGTGGAAAACTGTTCCGGCTGCCGACAGCACCTTGAGAAAATCTCGCGACTGGCCGGGGAACTCGCGACTGCGGCGCAAGCTGTGCCGGAGAAAAAGCCTTCGGACTTGTTTCACCGTCAGTTGACGCGGCGCATCAAAGTTGAGAGTCGGCGCAGTCTTTGGCCGTCGTTCGGCGGGCGATTGCGCGGCGAGAAATTCGCCTGGAGTACGGCGTTCGCAATGGCTGGAACAGCAGAGGTGCTCGTTGCCTGGTTCCTCATTTCAACTTCACATCGCAGACCGACTACAGTCGAACAGTCCGCCAATCCCATCAGGTCGGTGCCGATAAACCGGGAGGTGGAAGTGGAGCAGACTTTTGGCAGCTACCGAATGCTGGCCAACCGATCATTGGATTTGCTGGATCAGGAATTGACAGCGGAGGCGAAGAAGAGCCCGGTGAATACGCAAACCTACACCTTGTCGAGTCTGGCCAAAGTGATTGGTACGGATTAACGGTGGGCATGCGAGCAGGAGAAGAAGCAGTGAAAGCCATTTTGCCATCCTATTTCTGGTGATTAACAAAATTTGCCTAGAGACGACAGGAATAGGAATTTTATATGAACCAAGTGACAGGTTGTTGAATGCAGCAAGTCATAAGTCCTTTTCCTGTCCGGCGTCGAGTGCTTGTTGCAGTTCGGAGTCTTTTACTTTGTAGACCTGCGTTGCTGACGGGAAAACGCCGTCTCGAACTTCGTGGGCGAAACGATTTGCTGTTGCAACTGTACGATTGCGAAAGTCATCGAAGGAGGCGCTGAAACGGAAGTTGGGGTGGTGCCAACCGAGCAGATCAGTAATCACAAATATCTGGCCGTCGCATCCGGAGCCAGAGCCTATGCCGATGGTTGGGATGTCCAGTCGATCGGAGATGATTGTGGCTACGCGCTCGGGAACGCATTCCAGCAAGACGGCTTCGCTGCCGGCCAGTTGCAGTTGTTTTGATACTTCGAGCAGACTCTCAATTTCAGACGCTGTCGTGCCGAAGACTTTTCTGGTGCCAACATGTGATTGGGGCGTGTGTCCGATATGGGCGACGACCCTGATATTTTCTGAACGCAGAGCGCGGATTTTTGCGACGAGTTCCATTCCACCTTCAAGCTTGATCATATCAGCGCCGGCTTCGATGAGGCGCTTTCCGTTTAGAATTGCAGCCTCCCCTGTTTGGTAGGAATTGAAGGGCAAATCCACGAGCAACGATGCACGTTTCAAGCCGCGGCGCACAGCGCGAGCGTGATGCAGCATGTCATCCATGGTTACCTCGGAGACATCACGGTATCCGAGGACGTTGGTGCCGACCGAATCGCCGACCAGGACGAGGTCCACGGTGGAAGCATCCAGACTGAGAGCGGTGGGATAATCGTAGCAGGTCAGGGCGACGAGTTTGCCACGAGAGGCCAGGATTTCACGCAGGGTGATCATGAGATGGGTTTGGTGCTCAATCAAGATTTGGTATGAAAGCTGTTCGCGAGTTCGTTCTGGTAGGCTCCTTTTCGATCATGAATCCAACAAACCAGAGCCAATAACGGTTATCAAGAATTATCAGTGTTCGAAAATTGGTGTAAAAGTCAGGACTGATGAGCATTTAAGGCATTAAGCGAGGCGGTCTCCTCGTGGTAAAAGAGTTGTCGTTCGTTAGCAGACGAAAAAACACTCAAAGTCGAAAGGAAACCGTTATGAGTCAACGAATGGTTCAGCCTACCATCTCAACTCCTCCCCCAGTATCCTTTTTTTGAAGCAACTCGACTCTATACACGAGTCCAAAAACACTTGCCAGATTCAGTCTGAGAACTAAGCTTACAGTTTGTATGCAACCGAACGTTATCAACACTCTGAAAACCCTGCTTTTGCAGGGCAATCCGGAGTTTTGGGACGTTTTGAAAACGCAAACCTCGACGGCTCGAGAGTTCGACAAATTGTTCCTGCTCAGCTCGTTGCGGAAGAAGGCCCATGACCGGCTGCTCTCCCGTCCGGGCTTGGCTCAGGAGAAGACCCGGTTGGCGATCCTGGGCGGTTGTAGCCTCTATCCTTTCCACGAATTGCTGGAACATTTTTGCGAGATGGCCGGCCTGCCCTGCGAGATCTGGCTGGGGGATTATGACAATTACATCTCGGAAATCATGGACGAAGCCAGCCCGCTTTACCAGTTCGCGCCGGGGGTGGTGCTGTTGATTCCCTCTGAACAGCGCTGCAGGTACCGAGGCGGGTTGACGGACTCGCGGCAGGCGCAACATTTAGAGGCGACCAAGGCGGTGAACTCGTTGCTGGAGTTGGTCCGCCAAGTCCACGAGAAATCCTGCGCCGAGGTAATTGTCTCCAACTATATGCTGCCCGCCCGGCACGACCTCGGCGCCTACCGGTCGCGGACGCTTGGTTCGGATTGGACGTTTCGGAAATGGGTGAATCTGGAACTGGGGCTGAACGCTCCGCACTATCTGCATATTTGCGACCTGGAATTTCTAGCGCACCGCCACGGTGGCGTTCAATCCCGCGATGACCGTGCCTGGTTCGAGAGCAAGCAACCCTGTTCCTCCGGCCTCCTGGTCGAGTTCGCCCGCGAAGCGACCCACCTGATCGGGTCGCAACGCCGAGCGCCCAAGAAAGTGTTGGTACTGGATTTGGACAACACGCTCTGGGGCGGAGTCGTCGCGGACGACGGGTTGGAGGGCATCGTTCTGGGCGACACTTCGCCGCGCGGCGAGGCCTTCAAGGCCTTCCAGAATTATATCATTTCCCTCAAACAGCGCGGCGTGCTGCTGGCCGTGTGCAGCAAGAACGATCACAACAGAGCGGCGGAAGTTTTCGAAAAACATCCCGAAATGATTTTGCGGATGGAAGATATCGTTTCGTTCAAGGCCAACTGGGAACCGAAGTCCGATAATATCCGCCAGATGGCCGCCGAACTGAACCTCGGCCTGGACAGTTTTGTGTTCGTGGATGACAACCCGGCCGAGATCGACATCGTGCGCCAGTTCGCACCCGAGGTGACCACCATCCTGCTGGGGCCGGATGCCTCGGATTACGCTGCCCAACTCCAGGATTGCCGTTTGTTTGAGCCGCGAAACATCACCGCCGAGGACGCGGAACGCACCACCCAATACCGTTCCGAAGTCCAACGCCAGGCGTTGCAATCCTCCGTCACGGACATGGGCGCGTATTTGGAATCACTCGAGATGGAGGCCACCATAAGCGAATTCACCGCCGTGGATGTCCCCCGGTTGGCGCAACTGATCAACAAGAGCAACCAGTTCAATCTCACCACGCGCCGCCGCACCGAAGCCGATTTGCGAACTCTGATGAGCAACCCGGACTACGTGGGATTCTCCGTGCGGCTTAGGGACCGTTTTGGCGACCACGGCCTGATCTCGATTGTCATCGGGCTTCAAAAAGGCGACGCCGTGGAGGTGGACACGTGGCTGATGAGTTGCCGGGTGTTAAAACGCCAAGTGGAGGAAGAGGTCCTGAACGAACTCGCCCGCGTGGCGAAAAGCCGGGCTGCCACACGGTTGGAAGGCGTCTATCTGCCCACCGCCAAGAACGAGATGGTGCGTGACTTTTATACACGCATGGGCTTCGATTTGACCTCAGAAAACACAACGCGCCGTGAATTCACGCTGATGATCGAGAATTTCCGGCCGGTAACCACAAAGATCAAAATCATCCGCCGGGCCTATGAACCAAGCTGACATTATTGCTAAATTGCAAACCATCTTCGACACCGTGTTGCTGGATCCGGCGGTGTTAACTCCCGCCACCACTGCGAAAGACGTGCCCGAATGGGATTCGCTCACTCACATTTCCCTCATGGTGACGGTGGAGAAGGAGTTCTCCGTCCGCTTCCGCGTCGGCGAGGTCGAAAACGCCCGGAACGTGGGTGAATTGGCCGATCTAATTCTCAAGCGGATGAAGGAGGCTTGATGCGACCGGCGTTCACCTCTACCCGGCAAGCGATGATGTTTGGGCTGCTGCTGCTGCTCCTGCTTTTGCTGCCGGTCATGATGTGCAAATCCTGGTTGCCCCCGCGCCAGGAGATTTATTCCTCTCTCCCTTGGGGCGTTGGCGCTTTTCCCTACCTGCGCGAGCAAATTTTCGACGAAAAAGAGGACATGGACCTCGTCTTCATGGGGTCATCCCGCATCTGGTGGGGAATTGACACGCCACAGGTGCAGAAGGCTTTGAGCGAGAAGTTGGGGCGGAAGGCAGTTGTCAGAACGCTGGCCTGGGACTCGCCCGGTTTGGACCCGATGTACTTTATCATGCGGGATCTGTTGGAGCACCGGAAAGTTCGCGTCATCGTATTTAGCGATTGCAGCATGGGAGGGGGCAACACCGCCCACCCGCGGGCACACGCCTGGTTCCGTTGGGCGGACAACGCCGGAGATCTTACCGGACTGTCGTCGCGTTCAAAAATTTCGTTTTATTGCAGCACGGTTCTGGGCATGCCGCGGAATCTTCTGGGTTTGCTGCGCACCAACCTCCCGCCCGTTCAATCGGATGAAATTTCCTGGACTGGATTCGAGCACATACCGAACCCGTCGTTTCGAATGGGATCGCTTGCCTTGCGCATGAGATTGGACAAACCGTTCACTGATTACACTCCGCATACCAGCGCCAGCCCATCAGATGTATGTATTTATTCCGAAGCCACCAAGCCGGAGTTTCGATTTTTGGAGAATGCGATTTCACCCATGCAGGCCGTGTTCGTCTCTAAAATGGGTGCGCTGGCCAGGGAGCATAATGTTAAACTTGTATATGTGCATCTGCCGGAATCCACCGAGATGAAATCTACGTTGATACAGGAACCTGCCTTTTGGCCCGGACTGGTGGGCAGCAACCTGACCATGATGGGAATTGCTCCGGCAAAGCTTTTCGGCGGACTGGCCGACGAGGACATTCTAAAGCTGTTTTTTAACTCTGAACATTTCAACCAGAACGGCCAGATTTATTTCACGTCCGTTATCACCCCTCGTCTCGTGCAGGTTTATGAAGATCAAACCAAACCTTAAAACTTTCATTTACTTGGTGGTGATCGCATTGAGCCTGGGTGCCCTGGCGCTGGTGGCCACCTCTAACAGCCAGTTCACAGATACCAAGGTCGTTTACCAAGGTTTTTAAGATGCGCGAACTGTTGATCCAGTTGGCCGAACTGCTCGGCTACATTTTGGCGGGGCGCTCAGTGATGAAAGGACTGCAAGGCTGGTGGCGGGAACTCGCATTTACCGGCTTGAACCTCGCCGCCCTGTATGCGTTTTTCTTTTGCGACAAGGAGAGTCGAAGCGCTCCGGTTTTTGTCGCTTACGTGGTGTTGGTGAGTGTCCAGTATCTGATGCTCAGACTTTTCGCAGAGCGGAAGGGCTGGCTGCCCTGGCTGGCGTTCTTCACGCCGATTCTGTTCCTGAGCCTGGCTAGATACGCGCCCTGCAAATTTCCATGCAGGTGGGGGGGATATCAGCTCTTCAACATGCGCTTTATCGGCATCTCCTATTTGGCCTTTCCGCAGCAGCTATCTCGTGCTGGAAATCCGCAATGGCGCGGCACCCCGTCCAGGTTTCCTGGAATACCTCGGCTTTTGCTTTTTTGTTCCCACGATGTCCGTGGGGCCGATTAACCCTTACAGCAATTACCGCCGCGGTTTCGAGGCGCAACCGACCGTAATCCCGGCGAGTCGGGCCTGGTTGCGCATTCTCGTGGGGTTGGTCAAATACAAGTTCCTGGGAAGCATCTGGTTTCGCCTGACCTACGCCAACTTGTTGTTTGACGATCATTATCATCCTCGGCTGGATTTGCTGGTGGCCATGGTTTTTTATTACCTGTACCTCTACTGCAATTTTTCCGGCTTTTGCGACATGGCCATCGGTGCGGCTGGAATGATGGGCATTCCGGTGGCTGAGAATTTCAACAATCCGTTCGCCGCGCGCAACATTAAGGATTTTTGGAACCGCTGGCACATCACCTTGTCGCAGTACATGCGTGACGTCGTGTTCGCCCCGCTCTCCAAATCCCTCGTGCGCCTTGGTGGACCGGCACTGGTCGATCATGCCATTGCGGTTACCATTGTCATGGTGTTTCTCCTGGTGGGTGTCTGGCATGGGGTTGGCTGGAATTTTGCCGCCTACGGGGCGGTGCACGCGCTCGGGGTGGTCGCGAATCATTACTACACCATCGGCCTGAAAAAGTGGCTCGGTCGGGAAGGGTTCAAGGCTTACAACATTAATCCGTGGATTCACGGGGTTGCAGTGGTGTTGACTTTCGGTTACTGCGCGGCCAGCCTGATTTTTTTCGCAAACACCTTTCCGCAGATCAAGGAGATGTTTTCCCTGATGAGATGATTGATCGAAACACAGACTCTTTCCCGCTCCGCAAATGAAGAATTCACAGCTTGCCTTTCATCATTTCGGCCTGGCAGTGCGCCGGCCCGAGGAGGCCCGGGTTTTCGTTTCGTCGCTGGGATACCAGCTGGGCGAGTCGGTATTCGACCCGGCGCAAAACGTCCACCTGCAACTCTGCGCGCATGACACCCATCCAGCCGTGGAGATCATCTGGCCGGGAGAAACCAAGGGGCCAAGTGACAGGTTGATCGAATGCCACCCGGCCGGCATCATCTACCATGTTTGTTATGAAACGAACGACCTCCCGGTCGCGCTGGCGCGGTTTGAGGAAGCCAGGCTGCGCGTCATCTGCATTTCTCCGCCCACCCCAGCGCCGTTGTTTGGCGGGCGCAAAGTCTCCTTCTATAAAATCACTGGTATCGGATTGATCGAGATACTCGAAGTTTGATCCTGAGGCTGTCTTCGCAGTCGTTAAGGGACAATCCATAAACGACTGCCCACAGCCGCCCAATTATTCCGCTCAACCCTTCGACTCAGCGGGTTGCCCGCGCAAGCTTTGGGAAGCTTGCGCGGGATTATTTGTTTGGCGATTTAGTTACAGCTTACTGGCCGTAGAAGAACTTCGTGCCATTGCCGCCCAGGTCGAACCAACTTCCCCAGCTGCCGCCAGGGCTGCTTTGATAAATGGACCAGACATCCTTGGTGCCGGTGCCGATGACGAAAACCTGCAACTCACCGTTTTTATTGTTGCCCAGCGTGATTGCAGGTTCCGAACTTCCACCCAGGTTGCTCCAGGAGTGCCAACGGCTGCCTGGTTGATCCTGCCACACGTGGTAGGTATTGCCATTGCTTCCCACGCCGAACATCTCCAGGCGTCCGTCAGGATTGATGCCCACTGCGAAGCCGGGCTGTATCCCTGATTGTCCGCCAAAACCAATGAAACCATTCCAGGCACCACCAGGCGTGGTTTGGTAATTATGCCAGACATTGCCGCCGCTATCGACGCCAAAAAGCTCCAATGTGCCGTCGGCGTTTTTGGCGATTGCCAGATGTGAATTCAGGCCGGCGGAAGCGCTGCCCATGTCCGCCCAGCCATTGAAGACCTGGCCGGGCGAGGTCTGCCAGTTGTGCCAAACATGGCCGTTCTGACCCTGGCCAAAAATTTCCAGACGACCATCTTTATTGGCTATCCCCACCATTCCGGCCTTGATTTGCTGGCCAGTAATATCGCTCCAACTGGTGGTCCAGGCGCCGTTGACAGCGGTTTGCCATTCATGCCACACATCGCCATTGTTGCCGATGCCGAAGACTTCAAGTCGACCGTCCGCATTGGACAGAGCGACCAGATTGGTGACGCTGGGGCCTGCCTGATTGCCCCAACCGTTCCACGCGCCGCCGCCGCCGATGGTTTGGAAGTTGTGCCAGACTTTTCCGCTGCCAGTGGAAGCAAAGAGTTCCAGGCGTCCGTCTTTATCACGGCCGACTGCCGGGCCGGCGATGCTGTTCCCGTTGGCCATGTCAATCCAGCCATTCCAACCGCTGTTCGGAGCAGACTGGTAGTTGTGCCATATGTCGCTGTTGGCTCCGACGCCAAACATTTCCAGGCGTCCATCCGAGTTCGCAATGATCGGACCGACGAAAGCGGAATAGGAGGTTTGGGAGGTGCCGCCGCTGCCGATGCCCAGCGTCGCGATCATGTCGGACGTAGTGCCATTGAACACGTCCAAATCAATGCTTGAGCCGCCATACTGCCAGAAATCCCAGGCACCTGATCCCCAAATACCGCTGCCACAACTCGGGCACGGAGTGCTGCCCCAAGGGCTGCCGGACTGCGCGCTTTCGCCGCTGGGATTGGCAATCCAGGGAATCCACTGCCCGACGCTGCCGTCAAAGTTGCAAGCCTGGCACGTGGAACAGTAAAGCACTGGACGAACCTTGACGCCATTCCCATTGGCATTATTCACGATGGCATCGCACCACGCATTGGCCCAGGCGGAGTAGCTGCCCGCGCCAACCACGCCATTAAAAGTTTCAAAATCCAGCGCCGGCATGGCGGATTTGCCATCGTTTTTGATATAGCCGCCGGCCTGGTTCCAGAAGTAACTGGCCTCCGCGCCGGGGCTGTCCAGGTCAGGACGGGCGAAATGATAGGCGCCGATGAGAGTGCCGGCGGCCTTGGCGTTGTTTTCGTTGATGACGAAATCCCCATCAATGAAGTAAGTCCCTTCGGTGGCCTTGGCCCAGCCGAACGAAATGCCTGACCAGTTGACGCCGGAGCCTTGGTAGCTGGATACATCAATGCCGAGCGGCCGTTGCGCCTGTGCCAGCCCTGGAGCAAGGATCAGCCCCAACGCGGAGGCGATCAGAGCCAACCGCGGCGGGGTTGAAGCGGCGACGGGTTTAAGTGATTTTTTCATGTGGTTCTTCTTCCGTAGTTGTTATGGTATTTGTTAGGCGAAGGCATAAAGAGGCCATGCCATTCGATTGGTGACGACTATCGCTGTATCTGTCTTCCATGGGTGGCGTCAACGATTTTTGCCAAGAAATGGGCGTTCAGATAGATGAGTAGCATAAGTGGATTAATTAGATTAATTCACTTGTTTTGACCTCGATGCCTGGCGTTAAGGCCATGCGTACGTGTGGCTATTGGTTGCCGCATTTTCCAAAACGCAACAGAGGTCTGGACGGGACTGAATTTAGAGCGAAGGGTGGGCTGAAGTATGTGATGCAGGCTTAGGTTTGATCCATTGTGATTGCCGAGGAGTTGCAGGTTCCAATATTCTAGTAGTTGTAAACGTGGCGTGGCGAGCCCGGCGGGTGGAATCTGTGCCGGATCCTTTTTATCCTGGCCCAGCCCCAACCATCCACCCATACCGAATGCCAAAAATAATTTCCGGAATGGGG contains:
- a CDS encoding PH domain-containing protein; the encoded protein is MNASIRFKAPWGSTLRLMTILCFAICLGIALSGMLTFTEIHPVARLSMVITPLLILVGGSLFMVRGYTLEKGQLIIHRLGWSSRFNLSSLNSATPDPKAMASSIRLAGNGGLFSFCGLFRNRQLGNYRAFATDPQNSVVLRFPKRTLVVTPDDPKRFADQITKLKD
- a CDS encoding RNA polymerase sigma factor; amino-acid sequence: METPDTRSLLAQAQGGDADAYCEMCHALEGRLLRHAMTLCGNESLAEELAQETLVEAWRYIRRYNGRCQFFTWLCAILLNRFRNVMREKRPAPLSTLDREEEATARNHIEQITDENCAPDEVVETFERAAQVRLCIERLSQKHQQVIYLRFYVDDSLEGIAAALGCSIGTVKSRLFHALEKLRTMDAMSGEIENLPSIKEKL
- the panB gene encoding 3-methyl-2-oxobutanoate hydroxymethyltransferase; this encodes MITLREILASRGKLVALTCYDYPTALSLDASTVDLVLVGDSVGTNVLGYRDVSEVTMDDMLHHARAVRRGLKRASLLVDLPFNSYQTGEAAILNGKRLIEAGADMIKLEGGMELVAKIRALRSENIRVVAHIGHTPQSHVGTRKVFGTTASEIESLLEVSKQLQLAGSEAVLLECVPERVATIISDRLDIPTIGIGSGSGCDGQIFVITDLLGWHHPNFRFSASFDDFRNRTVATANRFAHEVRDGVFPSATQVYKVKDSELQQALDAGQEKDL
- a CDS encoding HAD-IIIC family phosphatase — its product is MQPNVINTLKTLLLQGNPEFWDVLKTQTSTAREFDKLFLLSSLRKKAHDRLLSRPGLAQEKTRLAILGGCSLYPFHELLEHFCEMAGLPCEIWLGDYDNYISEIMDEASPLYQFAPGVVLLIPSEQRCRYRGGLTDSRQAQHLEATKAVNSLLELVRQVHEKSCAEVIVSNYMLPARHDLGAYRSRTLGSDWTFRKWVNLELGLNAPHYLHICDLEFLAHRHGGVQSRDDRAWFESKQPCSSGLLVEFAREATHLIGSQRRAPKKVLVLDLDNTLWGGVVADDGLEGIVLGDTSPRGEAFKAFQNYIISLKQRGVLLAVCSKNDHNRAAEVFEKHPEMILRMEDIVSFKANWEPKSDNIRQMAAELNLGLDSFVFVDDNPAEIDIVRQFAPEVTTILLGPDASDYAAQLQDCRLFEPRNITAEDAERTTQYRSEVQRQALQSSVTDMGAYLESLEMEATISEFTAVDVPRLAQLINKSNQFNLTTRRRTEADLRTLMSNPDYVGFSVRLRDRFGDHGLISIVIGLQKGDAVEVDTWLMSCRVLKRQVEEEVLNELARVAKSRAATRLEGVYLPTAKNEMVRDFYTRMGFDLTSENTTRREFTLMIENFRPVTTKIKIIRRAYEPS
- a CDS encoding acyl carrier protein, whose protein sequence is MNQADIIAKLQTIFDTVLLDPAVLTPATTAKDVPEWDSLTHISLMVTVEKEFSVRFRVGEVENARNVGELADLILKRMKEA
- a CDS encoding MBOAT family O-acyltransferase, whose translation is MGPINPYSNYRRGFEAQPTVIPASRAWLRILVGLVKYKFLGSIWFRLTYANLLFDDHYHPRLDLLVAMVFYYLYLYCNFSGFCDMAIGAAGMMGIPVAENFNNPFAARNIKDFWNRWHITLSQYMRDVVFAPLSKSLVRLGGPALVDHAIAVTIVMVFLLVGVWHGVGWNFAAYGAVHALGVVANHYYTIGLKKWLGREGFKAYNINPWIHGVAVVLTFGYCAASLIFFANTFPQIKEMFSLMR
- a CDS encoding VOC family protein, which produces MKNSQLAFHHFGLAVRRPEEARVFVSSLGYQLGESVFDPAQNVHLQLCAHDTHPAVEIIWPGETKGPSDRLIECHPAGIIYHVCYETNDLPVALARFEEARLRVICISPPTPAPLFGGRKVSFYKITGIGLIEILEV
- a CDS encoding GH25 family lysozyme, whose amino-acid sequence is MKKSLKPVAASTPPRLALIASALGLILAPGLAQAQRPLGIDVSSYQGSGVNWSGISFGWAKATEGTYFIDGDFVINENNAKAAGTLIGAYHFARPDLDSPGAEASYFWNQAGGYIKNDGKSAMPALDFETFNGVVGAGSYSAWANAWCDAIVNNANGNGVKVRPVLYCSTCQACNFDGSVGQWIPWIANPSGESAQSGSPWGSTPCPSCGSGIWGSGAWDFWQYGGSSIDLDVFNGTTSDMIATLGIGSGGTSQTSYSAFVGPIIANSDGRLEMFGVGANSDIWHNYQSAPNSGWNGWIDMANGNSIAGPAVGRDKDGRLELFASTGSGKVWHNFQTIGGGGAWNGWGNQAGPSVTNLVALSNADGRLEVFGIGNNGDVWHEWQTAVNGAWTTSWSDITGQQIKAGMVGIANKDGRLEIFGQGQNGHVWHNWQTSPGQVFNGWADMGSASAGLNSHLAIAKNADGTLELFGVDSGGNVWHNYQTTPGGAWNGFIGFGGQSGIQPGFAVGINPDGRLEMFGVGSNGNTYHVWQDQPGSRWHSWSNLGGSSEPAITLGNNKNGELQVFVIGTGTKDVWSIYQSSPGGSWGSWFDLGGNGTKFFYGQ